ACGTGGCAGGAGAACGCCAGGTGCAGCGCGGTCTGCGTATCGTGCACCGTGGCCTTCGGGGCGACACCGCACGGATCTCCGCGCTCGTCCAGCAGGACGACGCGTTCGGTCGGATCGCTCACGTAATTCTCCCGGTTTATTACTAGCTTGGCTAGTTACATGTTAGCCATACATTCCGCCGTCCGTCGACTAGCCTCATCGCATGGGTGAGGAGAGCCCGCCGCCGAGGCGCCACGTGGTCCTGCACGACCCGCGCCTGTCCGATCCGGACGAGGAGCTCGTCCGACGCGCGCATCTGTCGGATGCCGAGCTGGCCGAGGTGATGCGCGTTCTCGACGCCATGCGGCGCTGGCGTGAGACGGAGCGCGCCGCGAACGAGGCGTCCCAGCGGTACATGAAGCTGGGCGAGACCGACATGCGGGCGCTGCGGTTCCTGATCGCGGCGCAGCGCCAGGGGGTCGTCGCCACGCCGAGTCGGATCGCCGCCCACCTGGGGGTCTCGACCGCGTCGATGACCAAGCTGCTGGATCGCCTGGCCGAGGGAGGTCATATCCGCAGGATGCCCCATCCGAGCGACCGCCGCAGCCTGGCGATCGAGGTCACGGACGAGACCCGCCTGGCGGCACGGGCGAGCGTGGGACGCACGCACGCGCGGCGCTTCGACGCGATCGCCGCCCTGACGTCCGGGGAGCGCGAAGCCGTCGCGCGGTTCTTCGACTCCCTGATCGCGACGGCCGGCATCCACGACACACCCGGCATCGATGAGACTCTCGGCCTCGGCGCCGCCCCCGACGCCGAGGGCTGACGGACACGGCGTCCGCCGCCTCTCGGGCGCGGTCCGCCGCGGCGCGAGACCGACCGAATGAGCCTTCCGCGGCCCCGGTGCCGCGGTCACGCGCCTAGGGTCGCAGACATGGACGCTCTCTACTCGACCGAAGCTCTCGCCACCGGCGCCGGCCGTGACGGCCGCGTCGCCGTCGCCGGATCGGATCTCGCATTCGACCTCGCGGTGCCCAAGGAGATGGGCGGCTCCGGAGCGGGCGCC
The Microbacterium sp. JZ31 genome window above contains:
- a CDS encoding MarR family winged helix-turn-helix transcriptional regulator, with protein sequence MGEESPPPRRHVVLHDPRLSDPDEELVRRAHLSDAELAEVMRVLDAMRRWRETERAANEASQRYMKLGETDMRALRFLIAAQRQGVVATPSRIAAHLGVSTASMTKLLDRLAEGGHIRRMPHPSDRRSLAIEVTDETRLAARASVGRTHARRFDAIAALTSGEREAVARFFDSLIATAGIHDTPGIDETLGLGAAPDAEG